From Myxococcales bacterium, a single genomic window includes:
- a CDS encoding M20 family metallopeptidase encodes MAGLSHPPSGYSSPTAIPCTIRSNVPTPDAALSAAETARSATLSLLRRWVEQDSYTESVADVNRMGALLREAFALPELLLEVEPGKSFGDHLCFRTRAWDEHPEERLLLIGHHDTVFPPGTFCGWHEDGERIRGPGVLDMKGGIATVHAALSALSATRSLAALPLAFVSVADEEVGSPDSRAFTRCWAEGARAALVFEAGRPTDAVITARKGTGSLRAIVHGKAAHAGNHHADGVNAIAALASFVQAAQALTDYEAGVTVNVGVISGGTSKNTVPDRAECTLDFRMARRADGERVVEELRAAARRIEAETSARFVLEGGIRRPPLERTEASVALYEKYATHAKAEGLAAPESPLLGGGSDANDVGALGVPVIDGLGPRGRGFHTHDEHIEGPTLLSRSRALIRFLAEWPR; translated from the coding sequence ATGGCCGGACTTTCTCACCCCCCGTCGGGCTACTCAAGCCCCACGGCGATCCCGTGTACAATCCGCTCGAACGTGCCGACTCCCGACGCCGCCCTCTCTGCAGCCGAAACCGCGCGCTCGGCCACCCTCTCCCTGCTTCGGCGCTGGGTCGAGCAGGACTCGTACACCGAGTCGGTAGCAGACGTGAACCGGATGGGCGCGCTGCTCCGGGAAGCGTTCGCACTGCCAGAGCTCTTACTCGAGGTAGAGCCCGGCAAGAGTTTTGGCGACCATCTGTGTTTCCGCACCCGAGCCTGGGACGAGCACCCGGAAGAGCGGCTGCTCTTGATCGGGCACCACGACACCGTGTTCCCGCCCGGGACATTCTGCGGATGGCACGAAGATGGTGAGCGGATCCGTGGCCCCGGCGTGCTCGACATGAAGGGCGGCATCGCGACGGTTCACGCAGCGCTCTCGGCGCTCTCGGCTACCCGTTCACTCGCAGCTCTCCCGCTCGCATTCGTCTCCGTCGCCGACGAGGAGGTGGGTTCGCCCGACTCCCGAGCCTTCACGCGCTGCTGGGCCGAAGGTGCGCGCGCGGCGCTGGTCTTCGAGGCGGGTCGACCGACCGATGCGGTCATCACGGCGCGCAAGGGCACCGGCAGCCTCCGAGCCATCGTCCACGGCAAAGCGGCCCACGCCGGTAACCACCATGCCGACGGTGTGAACGCGATCGCGGCCCTCGCTTCTTTCGTTCAGGCCGCACAAGCCCTGACGGATTACGAGGCGGGCGTGACCGTGAACGTCGGCGTGATCAGCGGCGGAACCAGCAAAAACACGGTTCCGGACCGCGCGGAGTGCACGCTCGACTTCAGGATGGCGCGCCGTGCTGATGGCGAACGCGTGGTCGAGGAGCTCCGCGCCGCGGCCCGTCGCATCGAGGCGGAGACCTCCGCACGCTTCGTGCTCGAGGGTGGCATCCGGCGCCCTCCGCTCGAACGAACCGAGGCGTCCGTCGCGCTGTATGAAAAGTACGCGACTCACGCCAAGGCCGAGGGCCTCGCTGCGCCGGAGAGCCCGCTGCTCGGCGGCGGCTCCGACGCCAACGACGTGGGGGCGCTCGGCGTCCCGGTGATCGACGGCCTGGGTCCGAGGGGGCGCGGGTTTCACACGCACGACGAGCACATCGAGGGACCGACGCTGCTCAGTCGCAGCCGGGCGCTGATCCGCTTCCTGGCCGAGTGGCCGCGCTGA